A genomic region of Bacillus sp. 2205SS5-2 contains the following coding sequences:
- a CDS encoding ABC transporter permease subunit: MNIFRKEMKAHRKSLIIWCIGMVAMVGSGMAKFGSFSSSGQSMNDLISQMPKSLQALSGVGTLDVSTVSGYYGVLFMYLVLMASIHATMLGATIISKEERDHTTEFLFVKPVARKKIITIKFLAALTNVVILTIITWVSSIFIVGNYSDGESIVGNIAITMAGMLILQLLFLAIGTSVAAVSKKPHKATALATTVLLITFIVSIAIDLSEKIEFLRFITPFKYFEAKNIMYGGGFEAIFIFLSISLIILLSVVTFVFYNKRDLKV; encoded by the coding sequence ATGAACATCTTTAGAAAAGAAATGAAGGCGCACCGTAAATCACTGATTATCTGGTGTATTGGGATGGTGGCTATGGTTGGTTCGGGTATGGCTAAATTCGGCAGTTTTTCTTCCAGCGGTCAATCGATGAATGATTTAATTTCACAGATGCCAAAATCCCTTCAAGCTTTGTCTGGTGTAGGCACTCTGGATGTTTCTACGGTAAGTGGGTATTATGGCGTTCTATTTATGTATCTTGTGTTGATGGCGTCCATTCATGCAACGATGCTTGGCGCGACAATTATTTCGAAAGAAGAGCGAGATCACACGACCGAATTTTTATTCGTGAAACCAGTAGCAAGAAAGAAAATCATTACCATCAAATTCCTCGCAGCTTTAACGAATGTAGTGATTTTGACGATAATTACTTGGGTTTCAAGTATCTTCATTGTTGGAAATTACAGTGACGGGGAATCCATTGTAGGCAATATCGCAATCACGATGGCGGGGATGTTGATTTTACAATTATTATTTCTCGCAATTGGAACCTCGGTTGCGGCCGTGTCGAAGAAGCCGCACAAAGCTACCGCGTTAGCGACGACGGTATTGCTAATAACGTTTATCGTTTCGATCGCCATTGATTTAAGTGAAAAAATCGAATTCTTAAGATTTATTACTCCGTTTAAATATTTTGAAGCAAAGAATATTATGTATGGTGGTGGATTTGAAGCCATCTTTATTTTCTTATCGATTAGTCTCATCATTCTCCTATCAGTCGTAACATTTGTTTTCTATAATAAGCGAGATTTAAAGGTATAG
- a CDS encoding IS630 family transposase (programmed frameshift), with the protein MSKRVGVHPSEKDQAAQEIKAAIKGNKDLRMLERYQTILMVLRGESYPNIAEVVGRRISTLYNYSKAYREGGLDGLQRDLPTGRNRKLTPDQEEKVYQTIVNQTPVDVGFPVERNWTAPIINKWIKQEFNISYSDRGVRALLYRLNLSFTKPTYTLAKADPVKQEAFKEEFKQLKKLLDGEIDHILFEDEPMIRDYQALSRTWFAKGQQKIIPTYGKHWGAKLIGTLDYETGEVFCIQEERYTAKEFLSFLEKVIDKYNGEKIVMILDNARIHHAKRIQPFLEQHKNLLTLVYLPPYSPNLNMIEELWGWLKSSVINNVFFDSVQKIRKAVQGFVRHINKTPEVTMNRLCMQF; encoded by the exons ATGAGCAAACGTGTAGGCGTACATCCAAGTGAAAAAGATCAAGCAGCTCAAGAAATAAAAGCAGCCATCAAAGGAAACAAAGATCTACGAATGCTCGAGCGCTATCAAACGATTTTGATGGTTCTACGTGGGGAATCCTATCCAAACATAGCGGAAGTAGTTGGACGAAGGATTTCCACACTCTACAATTATAGTAAGGCGTATCGTGAGGGTGGACTGGATGGACTCCAAAGAGATCTTCCCACGGGTCGAAATCGGAAACTCACTCCCGATCAGGAGGAAAAAGTCTATCAAACGATTGTGAACCAAACGCCCGTTGATGTAGGTTTTCCAGTGGAAAGGAATTGGACGGCTCCTATCATAAACAAATGGATCAAGCAGGAATTTAACATTTCCTACTCAGATCGTGGCGTGCGGGCATTGCTCTACCGTCTCAATCTGAGCTTCACCAAACCAACGTATACACTGGCTAAAGCTGATCCTGTCAAACAAGAAGCGTTCAAAGAAGAGTTTAAACAGCTT AAAAAACTCCTAGATGGGGAAATAGACCACATCTTATTTGAGGATGAACCCATGATTCGAGACTATCAAGCTTTATCACGAACTTGGTTTGCCAAAGGTCAACAAAAGATCATTCCGACCTATGGAAAACATTGGGGTGCAAAGTTAATTGGTACGTTGGATTACGAGACAGGAGAGGTATTCTGTATCCAGGAAGAGCGCTATACGGCCAAGGAATTCCTGTCCTTTCTCGAAAAAGTGATCGATAAATATAATGGAGAAAAGATTGTCATGATTTTAGATAACGCGAGAATTCATCATGCAAAACGTATCCAACCGTTTTTAGAACAACATAAGAACCTTCTTACTTTGGTCTACCTTCCGCCTTATAGCCCAAACCTTAATATGATTGAAGAACTTTGGGGTTGGTTAAAGTCATCTGTCATCAACAATGTATTCTTTGATTCTGTTCAAAAAATACGTAAAGCTGTTCAAGGGTTTGTTCGTCACATCAATAAAACGCCAGAAGTCACTATGAATCGGCTGTGCATGCAATTCTAA
- a CDS encoding AAA family ATPase → MRDIQHAKLKEVIDNIEKVMIGKREVAELSIVALLSGGHVLLEDVPGVGKTMMVRSLAKSVGAAFKRIQFTPDLLPSDVIGVSIYNPKELEFEFRPGPIMGNIILADEINRTSPKTQSALLEGMEEKNVTIDGVTRPLGTPFFVMATQNPIEYEGTYPLPEAQLDRFLLKMKMGYPSIQEEMDVLDRAQRSQPIDHLTPVMTLEELMDLQEQVKEIHVDTTIKKYIVEIATRSRQHASVYLGASPRGSIALMKACQAYALLYGRSYVIPDDVQFLAPFVFSHRIILKSEARYEGITAEEIIDRIIARIPVPIQKVVR, encoded by the coding sequence ATGAGAGATATTCAACATGCCAAGCTTAAAGAAGTGATAGATAATATTGAGAAGGTCATGATTGGAAAGAGAGAGGTAGCTGAGTTAAGTATTGTAGCGTTATTGTCTGGTGGGCATGTGTTGTTGGAGGATGTACCAGGAGTGGGAAAAACGATGATGGTCCGCTCATTAGCGAAGTCTGTTGGGGCTGCATTTAAACGGATACAGTTTACGCCTGACTTACTTCCATCAGATGTGATAGGGGTGTCGATTTATAATCCGAAGGAACTTGAATTTGAATTCCGCCCTGGTCCGATTATGGGAAATATTATACTGGCAGATGAAATTAATCGGACGTCGCCAAAGACCCAATCTGCTTTATTAGAAGGAATGGAAGAAAAGAATGTAACGATTGATGGGGTAACAAGACCACTAGGTACTCCGTTCTTCGTAATGGCCACTCAAAATCCGATTGAGTATGAGGGGACGTACCCACTTCCAGAAGCGCAACTTGATCGTTTTTTATTAAAGATGAAAATGGGGTATCCAAGTATTCAAGAAGAAATGGATGTTTTGGACCGCGCGCAAAGATCTCAACCAATTGATCATTTGACTCCGGTGATGACATTGGAGGAATTAATGGATCTTCAAGAGCAGGTAAAGGAGATTCATGTGGATACGACGATAAAAAAATACATAGTCGAGATTGCTACGAGATCACGACAGCATGCAAGTGTGTACTTAGGCGCAAGCCCGCGTGGTTCCATCGCCTTGATGAAAGCTTGTCAGGCCTATGCACTCTTATATGGTAGATCCTATGTCATTCCGGATGATGTGCAATTTTTAGCGCCATTTGTGTTCTCTCATCGAATCATTTTGAAATCTGAGGCCCGCTATGAAGGTATTACTGCGGAGGAAATTATTGATCGAATTATCGCCCGCATTCCTGTTCCCATTCAAAAGGTTGTGAGGTAA
- a CDS encoding DUF58 domain-containing protein gives MRQKLQWVKVVGKILLLLLLLGVTFSYAMFQGGFVSWFLFYSFLPFSFYALLLFFYPLAEMEVERNLKTKALKAGDSLTITITIRRRFPFPLFYLLVEDLVTPTIFRYSPYDVAKSIVYPGFQREIQLEYTVDQLPRGEHVFSGIRIGTGDIFGLFTKERLILLDEEVLVYPSYVEVIYRPLENQFDQGLASSNIKIQKDTTMATGIREYQSGDRFSWIHWKSFARTNTLKTKEFEERQSHDVLVLLDRTPAPAFDDLVTFTASVIRAVLKKGAQTGLLSFGENYYSSPIRDGQEQMQQLFYHLAKVQDDSPSSLAKILEGAGINYQQSATMLMVTSTLAKETIYALQHYAKNNPSVVIFLVKKKDEKLSLNEQSMQALAASRGIVVKVCREGQFQSAFSEVKRA, from the coding sequence ATGAGACAAAAACTTCAATGGGTAAAAGTAGTTGGGAAGATTTTGCTACTGCTTCTCCTTTTGGGAGTTACGTTTTCGTACGCAATGTTTCAAGGAGGATTTGTTAGCTGGTTTCTCTTTTATAGTTTTCTTCCTTTTTCTTTCTATGCGCTATTGTTGTTTTTTTACCCGTTAGCAGAAATGGAAGTAGAACGAAACCTAAAGACAAAGGCTTTGAAAGCAGGGGATTCTCTAACTATTACGATTACCATAAGAAGACGATTTCCTTTTCCGTTATTTTATTTATTAGTAGAAGATTTGGTTACGCCGACAATCTTTCGCTATTCTCCCTATGATGTAGCAAAAAGTATTGTTTATCCTGGGTTTCAACGAGAGATCCAACTAGAATACACCGTCGATCAACTTCCCCGAGGAGAGCATGTTTTTTCAGGTATACGAATAGGTACAGGAGATATTTTTGGACTATTTACGAAAGAACGTCTAATCCTGCTAGACGAGGAGGTGCTCGTGTATCCTTCCTATGTCGAGGTGATTTATCGCCCTCTAGAAAATCAGTTTGATCAAGGGTTGGCATCTTCAAATATTAAAATCCAAAAAGACACGACGATGGCAACGGGTATTCGTGAATATCAATCGGGAGATCGTTTTTCGTGGATACACTGGAAGTCATTTGCCCGTACGAATACATTAAAAACGAAAGAGTTTGAAGAACGACAGTCTCATGATGTGTTAGTGTTGTTAGACCGTACGCCTGCTCCGGCTTTTGATGATCTTGTAACTTTTACAGCATCGGTCATCCGAGCTGTCTTGAAAAAGGGAGCGCAGACGGGGTTGTTGTCATTTGGGGAAAATTATTATTCCTCACCGATTCGAGATGGACAAGAGCAAATGCAACAATTGTTTTACCATTTAGCGAAGGTGCAAGATGATAGCCCTTCTTCATTAGCGAAAATTTTAGAAGGAGCAGGAATTAATTATCAGCAGTCAGCAACGATGCTGATGGTCACTTCAACTTTGGCGAAAGAAACCATTTATGCTCTTCAACACTATGCTAAAAATAATCCTTCGGTTGTCATCTTTTTAGTGAAGAAAAAAGACGAGAAGCTCAGCTTGAATGAACAAAGTATGCAGGCGTTAGCTGCTTCTCGAGGGATAGTTGTCAAGGTTTGTCGTGAAGGGCAATTTCAATCTGCCTTTTCGGAGGTGAAACGAGCATGA
- the nadE gene encoding ammonia-dependent NAD(+) synthetase, whose translation MNSLQKQIVAEMMVQPEINPQVEIRKSIDFLKAYLKKHLFLKGFVLGISGGQDSTLTGKLAQMAVDEMNQENSTDKYSFYPVRLPYGTQTDEADAQAAIKFMNASELITVNVQPAVDSSVSSLAESGIEISDFVKGNEKARERMKVQFSIASMKNCVVLGTDHSAEAVTGFYTKFGDGGADLVPIFRLNKRQGRLVLKELGAPEHLYLKKPTADLEDNRPGLPDEAALGVTYDEIDDYLEGKEVSEKVQQVIEGHYLKTQHKRHLPITIFDDFWK comes from the coding sequence GTGAACTCACTACAAAAGCAAATTGTTGCAGAAATGATGGTTCAGCCAGAAATCAATCCACAAGTAGAGATTCGAAAAAGTATAGATTTTCTGAAAGCCTATTTAAAGAAACATCTTTTTTTGAAAGGCTTTGTTCTCGGAATTTCAGGGGGGCAGGATTCTACATTAACGGGGAAACTTGCGCAAATGGCCGTCGATGAAATGAATCAAGAAAATTCAACTGATAAATATTCTTTTTATCCAGTTCGACTTCCGTATGGTACTCAAACGGATGAAGCGGATGCACAAGCAGCCATCAAATTTATGAATGCTTCCGAATTGATCACGGTCAATGTTCAACCAGCTGTCGATTCGAGCGTTTCATCGTTGGCTGAATCAGGGATTGAGATATCTGATTTTGTTAAAGGGAATGAAAAAGCTCGTGAGCGAATGAAGGTTCAATTTAGTATTGCCTCAATGAAGAACTGTGTGGTGCTAGGTACTGACCATTCGGCCGAAGCGGTAACAGGATTTTATACGAAATTTGGTGATGGAGGAGCCGACTTGGTGCCGATTTTCCGTTTAAATAAGCGGCAGGGAAGGTTGGTGTTAAAAGAACTTGGCGCACCAGAACATCTTTACTTGAAAAAACCAACAGCGGATCTAGAAGATAACCGTCCAGGCTTGCCAGACGAAGCGGCACTGGGTGTCACCTATGATGAAATCGATGATTACTTAGAAGGCAAAGAAGTTTCTGAAAAAGTCCAACAAGTTATAGAAGGACATTATCTTAAGACCCAGCACAAACGTCATCTGCCCATTACAATCTTCGATGACTTTTGGAAATAA
- a CDS encoding DJ-1/PfpI family protein: MKVIIYLYNGLTVLDAIGPYEVLRNITGTEVFFVAEKAGNIKADSGFIDINVKYSIDDMVEADILIIPGSTISFMNEMKNEKVLNWIMEVNKTTTWTTSVCSGSLILASAGLLSGLNATSHWKPINLLKDFGATPKRERVVEQGKYITAAGVSAGIDMALYLSNHIVGEDETKAIQLAIEYDPQPLFNSGNYLNADEKIIKIADEKLTKDAKKGLGLIGMIKNSKNILKLNK; the protein is encoded by the coding sequence ATGAAAGTAATTATATATTTGTATAATGGGTTAACTGTGCTTGATGCTATTGGACCTTATGAGGTTTTAAGAAATATTACAGGTACTGAAGTGTTCTTTGTTGCTGAAAAAGCAGGTAATATAAAAGCTGATTCTGGTTTTATTGATATTAACGTGAAATATAGTATCGATGATATGGTTGAAGCAGACATCTTGATCATCCCAGGATCCACCATAAGTTTTATGAATGAAATGAAAAATGAAAAAGTATTAAACTGGATAATGGAAGTAAATAAAACAACAACATGGACCACATCTGTTTGTTCAGGCTCATTAATACTTGCTTCGGCAGGTCTTCTCTCTGGGTTAAACGCAACATCGCACTGGAAACCTATCAATCTACTAAAAGATTTTGGAGCGACTCCAAAAAGAGAAAGGGTAGTTGAACAAGGAAAATATATCACAGCCGCAGGAGTATCTGCAGGTATAGATATGGCTTTATATCTTTCAAACCATATTGTTGGAGAAGATGAAACCAAAGCTATTCAACTTGCAATAGAATATGATCCACAACCATTATTTAATTCAGGGAATTATTTAAATGCGGATGAAAAAATCATTAAAATCGCTGATGAGAAATTAACAAAAGATGCGAAAAAAGGCCTTGGATTAATAGGTATGATAAAAAACTCAAAAAACATTCTTAAACTGAACAAATAG
- a CDS encoding transglutaminase domain-containing protein has protein sequence MSEYVQKNWQRATFFLMGFILLWEWLRPLEVVTDTGDINYFLFFIFMSLCLAYYQASVWLSLALKTLVVLYSIHALYYSVPLLSFEWVGLLLGDVFAGVGWIFQQEWTQLTNPLRTLLFFILLWLMTYLVNYWLDIKRSMFLFFVVTIIYIAILDTFTVYDAKFSIIRTVILGFILLGLLALEKLSSKENFRNAGRVFQRWVIPLLLMVSLTSLFAYIAPKAQQPKWPDPVPYITSLNPDSGVGPGGVSKIGYGENDSVLGGPFIGDDTLIYQTEVKNGHYWKIETKSVYTGKGWIVENGEDSTSFEQEQSIPYLFHDPTKEEVKENVKAISNFYAHVAYPYGLEKVTFGTREDLQMTYNILTEKIRPTKNDKNVIIKEYSVTYREPAYIIDDMKKMEGAEELKESKLYQLYTQLPPELPERVSLLAEEITSNETNWYDKARAVEGYFRRNGFVYDQEDVLIPGPEDDYVDQFLFDSMRGYCDNYSTSMVVLLRSVGVPARWVKGFTDGEFVKSLENSYKQYDVTNNNAHSWVEVYFPEAGWVPFEPTVGFSNSVNYRQTLDEPTDENPNEEVVAPVEKTETPDQDLMPDELSDGSSPESESTGTKVKNYFINHWFKLLSGTTVLVGLLLFLYIRRAKWLPYVLMIRYGNKKQDKNFMKAYVALLRQLERYGLKKEDDQTLRSYAHYIDSFFGTREMTSLTRVYEKRLYGASKEGDWNELKELWENLIKKTAG, from the coding sequence ATGAGTGAATATGTACAGAAAAATTGGCAACGAGCCACTTTCTTTCTTATGGGCTTCATCTTACTTTGGGAGTGGCTACGTCCTCTAGAGGTAGTAACAGACACGGGGGATATCAATTACTTTTTGTTTTTTATTTTTATGTCTCTTTGTTTAGCTTATTATCAAGCAAGTGTATGGCTATCTCTCGCCCTGAAAACACTAGTAGTGTTGTATAGCATTCATGCACTCTACTATTCCGTGCCCCTTCTAAGCTTTGAATGGGTCGGTCTGTTGCTAGGCGATGTCTTTGCGGGTGTTGGCTGGATTTTTCAGCAGGAATGGACACAATTAACCAATCCACTCCGCACGCTATTGTTTTTTATCTTACTTTGGCTAATGACGTATTTGGTAAACTACTGGCTCGATATTAAAAGAAGTATGTTTCTCTTTTTTGTAGTGACGATCATCTATATTGCGATTCTAGATACCTTCACAGTCTATGATGCGAAGTTCTCTATTATCCGTACAGTCATTCTCGGCTTTATCTTGCTCGGGTTATTGGCATTAGAGAAGCTATCCTCTAAGGAAAACTTCCGAAATGCTGGCCGTGTTTTTCAGCGATGGGTCATCCCATTATTGCTTATGGTATCACTAACCTCGCTATTTGCTTATATCGCTCCGAAAGCTCAGCAGCCGAAATGGCCAGATCCTGTTCCATATATTACAAGTTTAAATCCAGATAGCGGGGTAGGACCTGGAGGAGTCAGCAAAATTGGGTATGGTGAAAATGACTCGGTTCTAGGGGGACCATTTATAGGGGATGATACCCTCATTTATCAAACTGAAGTAAAAAATGGGCATTATTGGAAGATAGAAACGAAAAGTGTCTATACCGGAAAAGGTTGGATTGTGGAAAATGGCGAAGATTCCACCTCTTTTGAACAAGAACAGTCAATCCCCTATTTGTTTCATGATCCGACAAAAGAAGAAGTGAAGGAAAATGTAAAAGCCATTTCGAATTTTTACGCTCATGTCGCGTACCCCTACGGACTAGAAAAGGTCACTTTTGGCACTAGAGAAGATTTACAGATGACATATAACATATTAACAGAAAAAATACGTCCGACGAAAAACGATAAAAATGTCATAATCAAGGAATATTCGGTCACTTACCGTGAGCCAGCTTATATAATTGATGACATGAAGAAGATGGAGGGTGCCGAAGAGTTAAAAGAGTCGAAACTATACCAACTTTACACTCAGCTTCCACCAGAGTTGCCAGAGAGAGTAAGTTTACTAGCAGAAGAAATTACGAGTAATGAAACCAACTGGTATGACAAGGCTAGAGCTGTTGAGGGGTATTTTCGCCGAAATGGCTTTGTGTATGATCAAGAAGATGTGTTAATTCCGGGTCCGGAAGATGACTATGTCGACCAGTTTCTATTTGATTCCATGCGAGGCTATTGTGATAACTATTCTACATCGATGGTGGTTCTTCTTCGGTCTGTTGGTGTTCCAGCCCGATGGGTGAAGGGATTTACAGATGGTGAGTTTGTGAAATCATTAGAAAATAGCTATAAACAATATGATGTAACCAATAATAATGCTCATTCATGGGTGGAAGTTTATTTCCCTGAAGCAGGTTGGGTTCCATTTGAACCGACCGTAGGCTTTAGTAATTCCGTGAACTATCGGCAAACGTTAGACGAACCGACCGATGAAAATCCCAACGAAGAAGTAGTGGCACCGGTAGAAAAAACTGAAACACCGGATCAAGATTTAATGCCGGATGAACTAAGTGATGGTTCTTCTCCTGAGAGTGAATCGACGGGGACGAAAGTGAAAAACTATTTCATAAATCATTGGTTTAAACTTCTCTCCGGGACAACGGTCCTCGTAGGACTTCTATTATTCTTGTATATTCGCCGAGCGAAGTGGCTACCTTATGTTTTAATGATTCGTTATGGAAATAAGAAGCAAGATAAAAATTTTATGAAAGCTTATGTAGCTTTGTTGCGCCAACTTGAGCGTTACGGATTAAAAAAGGAAGATGACCAAACGCTACGCTCATATGCCCATTATATCGACTCTTTCTTCGGTACAAGGGAAATGACCTCGTTGACAAGAGTCTATGAAAAAAGGTTGTATGGTGCAAGCAAAGAGGGCGATTGGAATGAATTAAAGGAATTGTGGGAAAATTTAATTAAAAAAACAGCGGGTTGA